A genome region from Chryseobacterium sp. G0186 includes the following:
- a CDS encoding DUF4153 domain-containing protein, producing MKTHHYIFLTTALFVILFYDQDLGLNFGVLGILYAVLTFFKTAEKNKTKTFYVLTVTSILSSIAFAWYGDFPSFLAVVSSLLLLAYTSRNRKMKILFLIPVFIVNCATSICRIFNFDKWLPKKNVPGMWQKIMAFVLIPLVLLSVFFGIYSAGSDHFAALFTDYELDVNLWQIFCLTVLGFFIAFNYWNYAVERLIYKNNHFLDNDFQKEAQVPKSTYSFLDLDAERISGMVSFFSLNILLIFFIVTYNYEQFYEVSKTPVQLSEETHERVNAVILSIIMAILVIMFYFKSGFNFDPKAGLMKVLAKIWIFLNAVLIVSAAVKNYEYIVNYAFTYKRLGVFAFLLLSLIGLALTFLKIQKRKRNAFLFNTMIWYFYATILVCSYINWGGFITSQNMKRKDFAVNYHFNSINFSERSLLKYATEKNDPKLKKNLQDKIKNEETKTFLSKILYYQTLK from the coding sequence ATGAAAACACATCATTATATATTTCTTACAACCGCCCTGTTTGTTATTTTATTTTACGATCAGGATCTTGGCTTAAACTTCGGAGTTCTGGGAATTCTGTATGCTGTCTTAACCTTTTTTAAAACAGCGGAAAAAAACAAAACGAAAACATTTTACGTTCTTACGGTGACAAGTATTCTCTCCAGTATTGCCTTTGCCTGGTATGGAGATTTTCCATCCTTTCTGGCGGTTGTAAGTTCACTTCTTTTGCTTGCCTATACCTCAAGGAACCGAAAAATGAAGATTCTTTTTCTGATTCCGGTATTTATCGTGAACTGTGCTACTTCAATTTGCAGGATCTTTAATTTTGACAAATGGTTGCCCAAGAAAAATGTTCCCGGAATGTGGCAGAAGATTATGGCTTTTGTATTGATTCCATTGGTGCTTTTATCCGTTTTCTTTGGGATTTATTCTGCAGGAAGTGATCATTTTGCAGCCCTTTTTACAGATTATGAATTGGATGTCAATCTTTGGCAGATCTTCTGTCTTACTGTTCTAGGATTTTTCATTGCATTTAATTACTGGAACTATGCGGTGGAAAGGCTTATCTACAAAAACAATCATTTTCTGGACAATGACTTCCAAAAAGAGGCACAGGTTCCCAAATCAACGTACTCGTTTCTTGATCTGGATGCTGAGAGAATAAGCGGAATGGTCTCTTTCTTTTCATTGAATATTTTGCTGATCTTTTTCATTGTTACCTATAACTATGAACAGTTCTATGAAGTTTCCAAAACCCCGGTCCAGCTTTCTGAAGAAACCCATGAAAGAGTGAATGCCGTAATTCTTTCCATTATCATGGCCATTTTGGTGATTATGTTTTATTTTAAATCGGGCTTCAATTTTGACCCAAAAGCCGGTTTAATGAAAGTTTTAGCGAAGATCTGGATTTTTCTGAATGCTGTTCTGATCGTATCTGCCGCTGTGAAAAACTATGAATATATTGTTAATTATGCCTTTACTTATAAAAGGCTTGGCGTTTTTGCTTTTCTGTTGCTCTCTCTGATCGGGCTTGCTTTAACGTTTCTTAAAATTCAAAAGAGAAAACGAAATGCATTCCTTTTCAATACCATGATCTGGTATTTCTATGCAACTATTCTGGTGTGTAGCTATATTAATTGGGGTGGTTTTATTACTTCTCAGAATATGAAACGTAAAGATTTTGCGGTTAATTATCATTTCAATTCCATTAATTTTAGCGAAAGAAGCCTTTTAAAATATGCCACTGAAAAGAATGATCCCAAACTGAAAAAGAATCTGCAGGATAAAATTAAGAATGAAGAGACAAAAACTTTTCTTTCCAAGATTCTGTATTACCAAACCCTTAAATAA
- a CDS encoding Coq4 family protein → MKKIRVQFLLFVYDKTQKLYRKYFKKKKRQWQFNERQLLEFQEDSLGRKLGEFYHKHGFSMIPKMENHDVHHLITGCGTNFEDEIAMQYLLLGNGKLNAHLLAAIVLGTIILPEYVKIYIKAYKKGQNMRAFHQWDFESLLWQNFDHLKDFIQQKDTVVLH, encoded by the coding sequence ATGAAAAAAATACGCGTTCAGTTTCTGCTTTTTGTGTATGATAAAACTCAAAAACTATACAGAAAATATTTTAAAAAGAAAAAAAGGCAATGGCAGTTCAATGAAAGGCAACTGTTGGAATTTCAGGAAGACTCCTTGGGAAGAAAGCTTGGTGAGTTCTATCATAAACATGGGTTTTCAATGATTCCCAAGATGGAAAACCACGATGTTCATCACCTGATTACAGGCTGCGGAACCAACTTTGAGGATGAGATTGCCATGCAGTACCTCTTGCTGGGAAACGGAAAGCTTAATGCCCATCTCTTAGCTGCGATTGTATTAGGAACAATCATTTTACCTGAATATGTGAAGATTTATATCAAAGCATACAAGAAAGGTCAAAACATGAGAGCATTCCATCAGTGGGACTTTGAAAGCTTGCTATGGCAGAATTTTGATCATCTGAAAGACTTTATCCAACAGAAAGATACCGTTGTACTTCATTAA
- a CDS encoding winged helix-turn-helix domain-containing protein, giving the protein MIKISQLNKEFESRVRLGIMSVLMVNDWVDFSEMKGLLEITDGNLASHSNALEKVGYIEVKKEFVGKKPKTSYRVTQTGRQAFTDHLDALEKLLGR; this is encoded by the coding sequence ATGATTAAGATCAGTCAACTCAATAAAGAATTTGAAAGCCGTGTAAGACTGGGCATTATGTCCGTTCTTATGGTCAATGACTGGGTTGATTTTTCTGAAATGAAGGGATTACTGGAAATTACAGACGGAAACCTTGCCAGTCACAGCAATGCACTTGAAAAAGTGGGCTATATTGAGGTAAAGAAAGAATTTGTAGGGAAGAAGCCGAAAACCTCTTACCGAGTCACACAAACAGGGAGACAGGCATTTACCGATCATTTGGATGCCCTGGAAAAACTATTGGGACGCTAG